GTTTAGGAATAGCAGCAATTTTACCAAAACAATGCATACTAAGTTACACACATTAATTTACAAAATAAAGATCCAGTTGTAATATATTTGTATTGCTGACTGTTTTCATGGTATTTTTGACAAGAAATGCAAAGTGAGGAGCTGATTTTCCTGGTTCACTGGGACTTTGTTCTCCATCAAAGTACAGTGCTTGTTGAACTCCTGCCCTAACTGGCCTTTTTCTTTGCCATATCAGTGCATACACAATTATCCTGTCTGGTAAAAACACAGAAGCCTCTTCATAACTACACAGTTGTTCcagttttatttccttctgcatACACCTCTTGCATAGCAACCTGCCCAGATAACTTCTCATTTCCTAAACTTACGCTATTTTTAGGGGAGACACAAAAATGCAAGTGACTCTCCAAAGATGTGAAGCATTATTTGGTTGGCAAACAATGTCCTCCAAGATCTACTGACACAATAAATGATACTGATGCACAGACTGCTGTAGTAATGGCAATAACATCTCTGGGAATCCAAATGCATATCTTAAATTATACTCTCTGCCACCAGCAAATggtaaaagaacaaaaatagtAGCTGTTATTCCCATAAGAATCTAAACAAAAATATGTGGAATGGCTTATATAAAATGACAAGAGTTTCAGTTAATTAACAAATACCATTTCCAAAGCTTTTCTAGATTTGTActatacaaaacaaaaacaaaataaaaccaaaacaatataaaacaaaaacaaaagcaaaaacaaaacaaacaccacGACCTTAAAAACTTATGTAAATttcacacaggaaaaaacatCAGAGTTTGCTGAGTGGAAAAGATGAATCAAGATTAACAGAGAAACACTATTTTTAAAACTCCTAAAAATGTTACAGAGTTAAAAATATTAAGTAAtaactatttttaaagcagctgGCAATGTCCATTTAAGGCTGACAATTTCTTGGAGTTGATTAGTACTACATATCACATGCAGCTTTCACTGCTCTGAGTTTATTGCAGTACAACAGCATAATCCAATGGTTTTAAAACTCAGAATTGATCCCTCTTTTTGGCTTAAATCCAAGTTATAATTATAGTAAATGTACTAATTTTTTGAAAGAATAGTGCTGCTTATATTTTAACATAGCGATCTTGCTGTTTTCATATTGCAAAACTGAAACTAGACTAGAATaaacacagagggaaaaaattaagGCTTAAACCAAGTTTAATATGTAGCTCCAACACACCATCACAAAGCCCAAGAGGCAGGATATGCAATCCTGCATTCCTTTTGCACTCGTAATACCTCTTGGCTTCAGTGGAAGTTTTGTTTAAGAAAGCATACAATCAGAACCTATAATTTCATTAATTGCACGCCACAGGCAGTCCATGTGAGGTAAGAATCATGAACCAAACTGGTTGGAAGGATGGTGGAACCCATTAGCCCCGCCTGCATCTTTGTGGACCACTCAGTCTATGCAGCAAAACCATGAATCCTTGTTTTCCCTACTCACCCATACTTCCAGCTCTTCCTCATGACAGACTGCATCTGTCATGTAGACAGTAGTGCAGATGTTTCACTCAGGACACATCACAGCTCTCAGGTCTCTGTTACTGTTCTCCACTACCATCCTTCCCCAGACTCTTGGCAGTACTGAGGGTTTCACCCGATGCAGATCTCTACTCTGTTGGGATTTTTATATTATTCATGCTGGGCACAGACAAAATTAATGTTATGTAGCTATTAGTACAGAGTGCTTTGAAATATTACATATTTCATTAGATATCCTTTGGGCAATTTAAGAAGAATCATCTAAAAACCCTGTGAACGGACTTGACTTTAACAGTATTACTGTACACATAACTTTTCCATGCATACCATAAACATAAATGACTCTACTGGATGTGTGTTACAGATAGTTTTATGGTATCTCTCAAGATTTACTTATATATGTAGGAAGAAATAgcatgggaaaaaaccctcccatATTATAAAGGCCTTTCATTTGCTaaaacataaggaaaaaaaaggcacttGAAAGCTAGTTCTTTTtctaaatataaaaacaaataatcaAATTTTAAAGGAAACCATTTACAGGATGAAGAATTACAGGTGATATTAGAGTGAGGTGTCAATCTACAGATAGCTCTCCACTGCAAACTGACATTTAGAAACACACAGCAGATTGTTCTTCAGCTACAAAACCTCCATTATCTCCCCGTATAATAAATTGAAAACTCTAGTTAATTTATACCTGTGTCACTGAacacaatttaatttttacaaTACCTAACTAACAACAAACTTACAGTTTCTTTTACAACAGCCTTAAAACATAAAGCAGGAAGAGAATCTCCAGaccaaaagtaaaaaaatttattCTTAACTATCCTAACTATCCTAAATGCTCAGACTTTGTAAGGAACCATCCAGTGTGTAAATGCACACaaaggaacaaaataaaaagtaaacaaaTGGAAGGTATAAAAATGAGGGTGAGTTAGGGATAAGGAGGatgaaaaaacaaaggaaaggggggaaaagaacaaaagaacacgttaaaaaaagagagaaagaaaagcatgaCAATGAAAACAAATGAATCGTTGAAACTATGGTGGGAGGAACTGATGAATATTAACTTTTATTATTCCGATtacaaaatacatttcaaaattGGATGAAACACATTCTGTGTATGTTTTGCCAAGGACATTCTTGGCAATTACAAAGTCAGGAAAATTACAATTCAATCAGGGAGACATTACTTAAAACCACTTGAAAAAAGCAGATCATTTGAACCAGCAAACAGACTGCATGGGTAAAATTTTACAGACTCAATATTCTGAGCAGTGCAGATTGCACTCACATgttgcagagttccaataatgGGGCCATTAGAAATACAGCAATTTTTCTTCCTGGGTGCATTTTACCAATCTTTCTTCTAGTAAATGAGCAACAAATCCTCATCATCGTTTTCCATATAAAATGAGGACAgttctagaaaaagaaaaatcaagcaCTTGTAGAGTAGAACTTTTATTTTGCtaaaaaatctgatttaaacTTCTTTGAAAGCTGTACTGTCCACGACAACCAGATCACATCTATAAAGATGGTTGCTGTATTTATCAGGCGCATGTAGGGCACTTTACCATGCACGGAATCTGTGCGCTTGCCTTGAAATGGATGATACAGTCCCAAAAACGTTACGAATACGTCATTACGTCTGTTGCTACACTGGcaaaacccacaacaaacaGGTCACCTTGACCTCTGTCATGTACTCTGTAATTTCACAGAACTGCTGACACCCGAAGAATGGGATTGACTGAAAAAGGCACCAAGCATTCACCATTCCCATTGGAAAAAGAGTGTGCCCTGCGTTCCCCCCGCAGTAGTGCTTATTTACATATCGCTGTGACTGCGCTGGGAAGGCGAGCGATGCAGCCTTTAGATTTAACCCGTCACGTTGTCGAAGCCTTTGTAAATTGCCCGTTGTGCAGTCAGACTTTCAGAGGACCGAAAACGCCGTGGACTGGCATTCCTGGGGGGACTTGGCCACCCCTCACCGCCACAGGCACCCCAAGTCACGCTCCGCAGACCGGGTGAAGGCGGGCGCCGCGCACCGGCAGGGCAGGGGCCGGTTCCAGCCCAGAACGCCGCAAGCTGAGCTCCGGGGTCATTTCAATCGCCGCTCCCGCGGAAGCAGGTGCGCCGCCGCCCCTGTGCGCCCCGGGGCTGCGCGGAAGGCGCCGCAGCGCATCCcgcccgctcccgccccgccgcgccgcgctGCGGGGGGCGCCTGACGTACCGCGCCGGATGGGGGCGGGGGACGACTGCAGTGATGGAAAATTTTCGGCTCCTGCATCTCCTGGGCGTGCCCTCGCCGGTCCCCGCCCCTTCCCGGCTTCCACTCCCGCCCCCCATCCCGGCGTCGGCGGGGGCGGTCCAGAATCTTCGGCGGCGGTGGCGGTCGGGTGCCGCCGCCTCGCGCCGCCCGGCGCCTTCCCGCCCGCTTGCCCCGGCGACAGTCGCGGGACAGAGTCACTGTCCTCCCGCCCgtctcagccctggggaggctCGTGTCCCCGTCAGAGCCGCGGGCACTGCAGCGGGCCCAGGAGCGGGGATGCTGGTGAGGGATTCGCGGTCCCTCGAGGGTGTGAATTGCTCTCGTGTCCCGGCGGCCGCCACTGCCCCGGCACAGCAGACAGGCAGCCGCCCCTCGCACCCTCCACGGG
This Agelaius phoeniceus isolate bAgePho1 chromosome 5, bAgePho1.hap1, whole genome shotgun sequence DNA region includes the following protein-coding sequences:
- the LOC129119890 gene encoding uncharacterized protein LOC129119890; protein product: MSRAALQCLHWGTGLHGGDGTLRCLSEALSLRAASTGPVQHAQRDCSTRWPPVHPGFCLPLPPRACLRRGTRCHGPAIAPRCSHSLFLTPAAAHVQARSPRAADRLPERFLREVNRNDRLPPGGARLAAVSSGTGGCKSASPAPVLAAAVHSHARLGPPASSVEDALPPSRLTPCVIALAPFFCSIESPWRVRGAAACLLCRGSGGRRDTRAIHTLEGPRIPHQHPRSWARCSARGSDGDTSLPRAETGGRTVTLSRDCRRGKRAGRRRAARGGGTRPPPPPKILDRPRRRRDGGREWKPGRGGDRRGHAQEMQEPKIFHHCSRPPPPSGANCPHFIWKTMMRICCSFTRRKIGKMHPGRKIAVFLMAPLLELCNM